A single window of Streptococcus cristatus ATCC 51100 DNA harbors:
- the dltA gene encoding D-alanine--poly(phosphoribitol) ligase subunit DltA — MSNTAITDMIEAIEHFAQTQPDFPVYNVLGQVHTYGDLKTDSDALAAKIDSLGLAPKSPVVVYGGQEYEMLATFVALTKAGHAYIPIDSHSALERVTAILEVAEPSLIIAIADFPLADTDVSILSLAEVRAAYAEKTAYEMSHPVKGDDNYYIIFTSGTTGKPKGVQISHDNLLSFTNWMITDKEFATPSRPQMLAQPPYSFDLSVMYWAPTLALGGTLYALPSSLTQDFKQLFEAILSLPVAIWTSTPSFADMAMLSEDFNSQKMPGITHFYFDGEELTVKTAQKLRERFPEARIINAYGPTEATVALSAVAITDEMLATLKRLPIGYTKEDSPTFVIDENGQKLPNGQQGEIIVCGPAVSKGYLNNPEKTAEAFFEFEGLPAYHTGDVGKMTDEGLLLYGGRMDFQIKFNGYRIELEDVSQNLNKSKYIEAAVAVPRYNKDHKVQNLLAYVILKDGVAEQFDREIDITKAIKEDLQDIMMSYMMPSKFLYRESLPLTPNGKIDIKGLISEVNKS; from the coding sequence ATGTCAAATACAGCAATTACAGATATGATTGAAGCGATTGAGCACTTTGCTCAGACGCAGCCAGATTTCCCTGTCTACAATGTCCTCGGACAAGTTCATACATACGGGGATCTAAAGACCGACTCCGATGCACTGGCAGCCAAGATTGATAGCTTGGGGCTAGCTCCCAAGTCACCCGTCGTTGTTTACGGTGGTCAGGAGTATGAAATGCTGGCTACTTTTGTGGCCTTGACCAAGGCTGGTCATGCTTATATTCCTATTGATAGTCATTCAGCCTTGGAGCGCGTGACTGCTATTTTGGAAGTAGCTGAACCAAGCTTGATTATTGCCATTGCGGATTTTCCGCTGGCTGATACAGATGTAAGCATTCTCAGTCTAGCAGAGGTTCGAGCGGCTTACGCAGAGAAGACTGCTTATGAGATGAGTCATCCAGTCAAGGGTGATGACAATTACTACATTATCTTTACTTCTGGTACGACTGGCAAACCTAAAGGTGTGCAAATCTCTCATGATAACCTGCTCAGCTTTACCAACTGGATGATTACAGACAAAGAATTTGCGACACCGAGCCGTCCGCAAATGCTGGCGCAACCACCTTATTCTTTCGACTTGTCAGTTATGTACTGGGCACCGACTTTGGCGCTGGGAGGCACTCTCTATGCCTTGCCTTCTAGTCTGACTCAGGACTTTAAGCAGCTATTTGAAGCGATTCTCAGCCTGCCTGTAGCAATCTGGACTTCTACACCGTCCTTTGCGGATATGGCCATGCTTTCGGAAGATTTTAATAGCCAAAAGATGCCAGGCATTACGCATTTTTACTTTGATGGGGAGGAGTTGACGGTCAAGACAGCTCAGAAATTGCGGGAGCGTTTCCCTGAGGCTCGTATTATCAATGCCTATGGTCCGACTGAGGCAACGGTAGCTCTGTCTGCAGTTGCTATCACAGATGAGATGTTAGCTACCCTCAAGCGCTTGCCAATCGGCTATACCAAGGAAGATTCACCAACCTTTGTCATTGATGAAAATGGGCAAAAGTTGCCGAATGGTCAGCAGGGTGAAATCATTGTCTGCGGACCAGCCGTATCCAAGGGCTACCTCAACAATCCTGAAAAGACAGCTGAAGCCTTCTTTGAATTTGAAGGGCTACCGGCCTATCATACAGGTGATGTGGGTAAGATGACTGATGAAGGTCTCCTACTCTACGGCGGTCGTATGGACTTCCAGATTAAGTTTAACGGCTATCGTATCGAGCTAGAGGACGTATCTCAAAACCTCAATAAATCCAAGTATATCGAGGCGGCAGTAGCAGTGCCACGTTATAATAAGGATCACAAGGTTCAGAACTTATTGGCCTACGTTATTTTGAAAGACGGTGTTGCAGAGCAATTTGACCGCGAAATCGATATTACCAAGGCTATCAAAGAGGATCTACAGGACATCATGATGTCTTATATGATGCCGTCTAAGTTCCTCTATCGGGAATCTCTGCCCCTAACACCAAACGGCAAGATTGATATCAAGGGGCTGATTAGTGAGGTCAACAAGTCATGA
- the dltB gene encoding D-alanyl-lipoteichoic acid biosynthesis protein DltB, which produces MMDFLKQLPHLEPYGDPQYFLYLILAVLPIFIGLFFKKRFPVYEALVSLAFIVLMLTGPSLAQLYALLFYVVWQTVWVYSYKFYRKKRDSKWIFYLHTALAVLPLFWVKVEPAISGHQSLFGFLGISYLTFRSVGMIIELRDGVLTDFSLWEFLRFMLFMPTFSSGPIDRFKRFNENYLQIPERDELLDMLEQSVKYIMLGFLYKFVLAHIFGHMILGHVKTYALYTGGFFNLGTLGVMYVFGLDLFFDFAGYSMFAVAISNLMGIKSPINFDKPFVSRDLKEFWNRWHMSLSFWFRDFVFMRLVMVLMRNKVFKNRNTTSSVAYIINMLVMGFWHGVTWYYIAYGLFHGLGLVVNDAWLRKKKTINKERKSKGLPALPDNKWTQALGVVITFHVVMFSFLIFSGFLNDLWFKK; this is translated from the coding sequence ATGATGGATTTCTTGAAACAGCTTCCTCATCTGGAGCCTTACGGAGACCCACAGTATTTCCTTTATCTTATCTTGGCTGTTTTGCCAATCTTTATCGGACTTTTCTTTAAGAAACGCTTCCCAGTCTACGAAGCCTTAGTCAGCTTGGCCTTTATCGTCTTGATGCTGACAGGCCCTAGTCTGGCCCAGCTCTATGCCCTGCTCTTTTATGTCGTCTGGCAGACAGTCTGGGTTTATTCTTATAAATTCTACCGCAAAAAGCGGGATAGCAAGTGGATATTTTATTTGCATACAGCATTGGCGGTTCTGCCCCTATTCTGGGTTAAGGTCGAGCCAGCTATCAGTGGCCACCAATCACTCTTTGGCTTTTTGGGAATTTCCTATTTGACCTTCCGCTCAGTTGGTATGATCATTGAGCTGAGGGATGGCGTGCTGACTGATTTCAGTCTCTGGGAATTCCTCCGCTTTATGCTCTTTATGCCCACTTTTTCTAGTGGTCCCATTGATCGTTTCAAGCGTTTCAATGAAAATTATCTCCAAATTCCAGAGCGCGATGAGCTTCTAGATATGCTGGAGCAGTCGGTCAAGTATATCATGCTGGGCTTTCTCTATAAGTTTGTCCTGGCCCATATCTTTGGCCACATGATTTTAGGGCACGTCAAGACCTATGCCCTCTATACTGGCGGTTTCTTCAATCTGGGAACGCTAGGCGTCATGTATGTCTTTGGTCTGGATCTCTTCTTTGACTTTGCCGGTTATTCGATGTTTGCGGTGGCCATTTCCAATCTCATGGGTATCAAGAGTCCTATCAACTTTGACAAGCCTTTTGTTTCACGCGATTTAAAGGAATTCTGGAATCGCTGGCACATGAGCCTGTCCTTTTGGTTCCGTGACTTTGTCTTTATGCGCTTGGTCATGGTGCTTATGCGTAATAAGGTCTTTAAAAATCGCAATACGACTTCTAGTGTAGCCTATATAATCAATATGTTGGTCATGGGCTTCTGGCATGGTGTGACCTGGTACTATATCGCCTATGGTCTCTTCCACGGTCTGGGCTTGGTGGTCAATGACGCTTGGCTCCGTAAGAAAAAGACCATCAATAAAGAGCGTAAAAGTAAGGGACTGCCAGCCCTGCCTGACAACAAGTGGACCCAAGCGCTGGGGGTTGTTATCACCTTCCATGTTGTCATGTTCTCATTCTTGATCTTCTCAGGATTTTTGAATGACCTTTGGTTTAAAAAATAA
- the dltC gene encoding D-alanine--poly(phosphoribitol) ligase subunit DltC, giving the protein MDVKAEVIEIIDELFMEDVSDMMDEDLFDAGVLDSMGTVELIVELENRFDIRVPVSEFGRDDWNTANKIVEGVTELRNA; this is encoded by the coding sequence ATGGATGTAAAAGCAGAAGTAATTGAAATTATTGACGAATTATTTATGGAAGATGTTTCGGACATGATGGACGAGGATTTGTTTGATGCTGGCGTTTTGGACAGTATGGGAACGGTGGAGCTGATTGTTGAGCTGGAAAACCGTTTTGACATCCGCGTGCCAGTGTCAGAATTTGGCCGCGATGACTGGAATACAGCCAATAAAATCGTTGAAGGCGTAACGGAGCTTCGTAATGCTTAA
- the dltD gene encoding D-alanyl-lipoteichoic acid biosynthesis protein DltD, with protein sequence MLKRLWLILGPVFCALVMVALLFFFYPLEKKHDVEAEKRAAVTLTAETFKSRSKKMTALTDQDTRFVPYFGSSEWLRFDSMHPAVLAEKYDRNYRPYFLGQRGAASLNQYFGMQQMTSELENKTAVYVVSPQWFTKKGYDAAAFQQYFNSDQLAGFLSWQDGGVGAQYAAQRLLQLYPNIAMGDIVKKVADGSQLTSFEQQYIHTMSRIYQREDAFFSTFAAGNNGNYDTKVLPQLSRLPDEFSYEELEKLATADAVKQTNNNDLGIDNDFYKKRLARKIKKFKGFQSKQSYEKSPEYNDLQLVLEQFAKSHTNVIFVIPPVNAKWMAYTGLSEEMYQRTVEKIKFQLESQGFTNIADFSKDGDKPYFMQDTIHMGWNGWLAFDKAVDPFVSNPQSAPNYQINEKFFSKEWANYTGNYEEFVK encoded by the coding sequence ATGCTTAAACGACTCTGGCTAATTCTGGGGCCGGTCTTCTGCGCCTTGGTCATGGTCGCCCTACTCTTTTTCTTCTATCCGCTTGAGAAAAAGCATGATGTGGAAGCAGAGAAGCGGGCAGCTGTGACTCTTACAGCAGAAACTTTCAAGAGCCGTAGCAAAAAAATGACGGCCCTGACAGATCAAGATACCCGTTTTGTGCCCTACTTTGGCTCCAGCGAATGGCTGCGCTTTGACAGTATGCACCCAGCTGTTTTGGCCGAGAAGTATGACCGCAATTACCGACCTTATTTTCTAGGGCAGCGGGGGGCGGCTTCGCTCAACCAATATTTTGGGATGCAGCAGATGACCTCTGAGCTGGAAAATAAGACGGCTGTCTACGTCGTTTCTCCACAATGGTTTACCAAAAAAGGCTATGATGCAGCAGCTTTTCAGCAGTATTTCAATAGCGACCAGCTAGCTGGTTTTCTTAGTTGGCAGGACGGTGGAGTAGGCGCTCAATATGCAGCCCAGCGACTTTTGCAGCTCTATCCCAACATTGCTATGGGGGATATTGTCAAGAAAGTTGCCGATGGGAGCCAACTGACTTCTTTTGAGCAGCAGTATATCCATACTATGAGCCGGATTTATCAGCGGGAGGATGCATTTTTCAGTACATTTGCTGCTGGTAATAATGGCAATTATGACACGAAGGTCTTGCCTCAGCTTTCTCGTCTTCCAGATGAATTCTCCTATGAAGAATTGGAAAAACTGGCTACGGCAGATGCTGTCAAGCAGACCAATAACAATGATTTAGGCATTGATAACGACTTTTATAAGAAGCGTTTGGCTAGAAAAATCAAGAAGTTCAAAGGCTTCCAATCCAAACAGTCTTACGAAAAGTCTCCTGAGTACAATGATTTGCAGCTAGTTTTGGAACAATTTGCCAAATCCCATACGAATGTTATCTTTGTCATTCCACCAGTCAATGCCAAATGGATGGCCTATACTGGGTTGAGTGAAGAGATGTATCAGCGGACGGTTGAGAAGATTAAGTTCCAGCTGGAGAGTCAAGGCTTTACAAATATTGCTGACTTTTCTAAGGACGGCGATAAGCCTTACTTCATGCAGGACACGATCCACATGGGCTGGAATGGCTGGCTGGCTTTCGACAAGGCTGTCGATCCTTTTGTGTCTAATCCTCAATCTGCTCCGAATTATCAGATTAATGAAAAATTCTTCAGTAAGGAGTGGGCTAATTACACGGGGAACTACGAGGAATTTGTCAAATAA
- a CDS encoding GNAT family N-acetyltransferase has product MIRLAEMQDIPAILAIFDQAREFMRTMGNPSQWPASYPNRQLVEEDIRVGHCYVFEEAGQVVGTFAFIIGPDPTYQEIEGAWHFSEPYGTIHRIASNGQVKGLAHQCFDFCLQQIPYLRIDTHEDNHPMQSAIRRYGFSQCGTIYLPDGSPRLAYDYHQ; this is encoded by the coding sequence ATGATTCGCTTGGCGGAAATGCAGGATATCCCAGCGATTTTAGCAATTTTTGATCAGGCTAGGGAGTTTATGCGGACTATGGGAAATCCCAGTCAGTGGCCAGCTTCCTATCCGAATCGTCAGCTGGTAGAGGAAGATATTCGGGTAGGTCACTGCTATGTCTTTGAAGAGGCTGGGCAAGTTGTTGGAACCTTTGCGTTCATCATCGGACCAGATCCAACCTACCAAGAGATTGAAGGTGCTTGGCATTTTTCAGAGCCTTACGGTACAATCCATCGTATCGCTTCAAATGGACAAGTAAAGGGTCTGGCTCATCAATGTTTTGACTTTTGCTTGCAGCAGATTCCTTATCTCCGCATCGATACGCATGAAGATAACCATCCGATGCAGTCAGCCATTCGCCGCTACGGTTTTAGCCAGTGTGGTACGATTTATTTGCCAGATGGCAGCCCTCGCCTTGCCTATGATTACCATCAATAA
- a CDS encoding Cof-type HAD-IIB family hydrolase — MTKQDIRLIISDIDGTILDDQHQVDPQLREQIPLLKKENIPFVLASARSPLGMEPIARKLGLGDNPLACYNGALVIKGDPQNYETIIEHPLDKKEIRTFLELVKTKFPSVSINLYSGKDWIADRLDKWVQIEAEITGEQPLIQNVLLPVLDMLIPAHKLLLIDEAAVIQQLHAYLQTIDFPNTAFYLSKDNYLEVTHKQVSKEQALLEVAKHYQIPLEQVMTIGDNFNDLPMLRLAGLGVAMGNAPEAVKAEATVVTKSNNQHGVAKVIEEYVLL, encoded by the coding sequence ATGACCAAGCAAGATATTCGTTTGATTATCAGCGACATTGACGGCACAATTCTCGATGACCAGCACCAAGTAGATCCGCAGCTGAGGGAGCAGATTCCCTTGCTAAAAAAAGAAAACATCCCTTTTGTTCTAGCCTCTGCCCGCTCTCCTCTGGGCATGGAGCCAATTGCGCGCAAGCTGGGACTGGGTGATAACCCACTAGCCTGCTACAACGGTGCTCTGGTCATCAAGGGTGATCCGCAAAATTACGAGACCATTATCGAGCATCCATTGGATAAAAAAGAAATTCGCACTTTTCTGGAGTTGGTCAAAACTAAGTTTCCTAGTGTTTCCATCAATCTCTACTCTGGCAAAGATTGGATTGCTGACCGTTTGGACAAGTGGGTGCAGATTGAAGCCGAGATTACAGGTGAGCAGCCTCTTATTCAAAATGTTCTACTGCCCGTTCTAGATATGCTCATTCCAGCCCATAAGCTGCTGTTGATTGATGAAGCAGCTGTTATCCAGCAGCTCCATGCCTACTTGCAAACGATAGATTTTCCAAATACAGCCTTCTACCTGTCCAAGGACAACTATTTGGAAGTCACACATAAACAGGTGTCAAAAGAGCAGGCCCTTCTAGAAGTGGCCAAACACTACCAGATTCCGCTGGAGCAGGTCATGACGATTGGAGACAACTTCAATGACCTTCCAATGCTGCGACTGGCTGGTCTGGGAGTTGCCATGGGCAATGCCCCTGAAGCAGTTAAAGCTGAGGCAACAGTCGTCACTAAAAGCAACAACCAGCATGGGGTCGCCAAAGTTATTGAGGAATATGTTTTACTATAA
- a CDS encoding DeoR/GlpR family DNA-binding transcription regulator gives MYQEQRLSKMLELLEDKGQLAAKDMVDYFQVSKDTIRRDFSILSERKLVQRTHGGIIPLENSRQIPSFNDRVGQLNQEKKAIAHKALDFLKPNQVNFFDVSTVVLKLAQQVQQPMTIFSHSLDNAIMLSDQEQVAFHLLGGKFYPRNRFYYALNEAELLREISFDLAFIGAAGLKNGQISFEDQEDAYLKKLALKRAKTKILLAEQAKVKKESTYILGNISDFDYWITDQKPSPELEALLAGKVTIIY, from the coding sequence ATGTATCAAGAGCAGCGGCTTTCAAAAATGCTGGAACTTTTAGAGGACAAAGGACAGCTGGCAGCCAAGGATATGGTAGACTATTTTCAGGTTTCAAAGGACACTATTCGCCGTGATTTCTCAATTTTGAGCGAGCGAAAACTGGTCCAACGCACCCATGGTGGGATTATTCCTTTGGAAAATAGTCGGCAAATTCCTTCTTTCAACGACCGTGTCGGCCAACTAAACCAAGAAAAAAAGGCCATTGCTCACAAGGCTCTGGACTTTCTCAAACCCAATCAGGTCAATTTCTTTGATGTATCAACGGTGGTTCTCAAGCTGGCTCAGCAAGTTCAGCAACCGATGACAATTTTTTCTCATTCTTTGGATAATGCCATCATGCTGAGTGACCAAGAGCAGGTTGCTTTCCATCTTTTAGGTGGGAAGTTCTATCCGAGAAATCGTTTTTACTACGCCCTCAATGAAGCCGAGCTGCTCAGAGAAATTTCTTTTGATCTAGCCTTTATCGGAGCTGCAGGGCTGAAAAATGGCCAAATCAGCTTTGAAGATCAGGAAGATGCCTATCTGAAGAAGCTAGCTCTCAAACGGGCCAAGACAAAGATTCTGCTGGCCGAGCAGGCCAAAGTTAAGAAAGAATCAACCTATATTTTAGGAAATATCAGCGATTTTGACTACTGGATCACCGATCAAAAACCTAGCCCTGAGCTAGAAGCTCTTCTGGCTGGGAAAGTCACCATTATTTACTAG
- a CDS encoding CynX/NimT family MFS transporter encodes MKKEHSPFLIPGIVMIGIALRAPFTVLPIVLTDIAEGLQVPVSSLGLLTSLPLIMFALCSVFAPRLAQKMSLEKLFTLVLLVLTLGSLIRVFNLPLLYTGTIILGAAIAVLNVLLPSLIQANQPHRVGLLTTLYITSMGLSITILSALAVPIVQMSSWQGLIWVSTLICFVILLVWLPNVKYSHRLAAKQQGKQEQGALLKNPRVWALILFGGLQSLLFYTSMTWLPTLGQQAGLSTDTTGLLAAVFSLISLPFSMTIPSLTARLKARQRLVMISLVSAAGLIGITMLLIRTDSFAYWLILNLLIGMSVSALFPYLMVTFSLKTSTPAQTAQLSGLAQTGGYILAAFGPSLFGYSFDLFHSWTPAILILLGLTVIMTMSLFYIEKFDKIL; translated from the coding sequence ATGAAAAAAGAACACTCACCATTTTTAATTCCAGGTATAGTGATGATCGGAATAGCACTGCGGGCTCCTTTTACTGTTTTGCCTATCGTTCTGACAGACATTGCTGAGGGGCTACAGGTGCCAGTTAGTTCCCTGGGCCTCTTGACCAGTCTGCCTTTGATTATGTTTGCCCTCTGCTCGGTCTTTGCTCCGCGCTTAGCGCAAAAGATGAGCTTGGAAAAACTGTTTACACTTGTTTTACTCGTGCTAACTCTAGGCTCGCTGATTCGCGTATTTAATCTTCCCTTACTTTATACGGGAACTATTATTTTAGGAGCGGCTATTGCTGTCTTAAATGTCCTTCTTCCGAGCTTGATTCAGGCCAATCAGCCACATCGTGTCGGTCTTTTGACAACTCTTTATATCACATCGATGGGACTGTCGATCACGATTCTGTCTGCTTTGGCTGTTCCCATCGTTCAAATGAGCTCTTGGCAAGGTCTCATTTGGGTATCGACCCTGATTTGCTTTGTGATTCTTCTGGTTTGGTTGCCCAATGTCAAATATAGCCATCGCTTGGCGGCTAAACAGCAAGGAAAGCAAGAGCAAGGAGCTCTTCTAAAAAATCCAAGAGTCTGGGCCTTAATTTTATTTGGTGGCTTACAGTCACTACTCTTTTATACCAGTATGACTTGGTTGCCAACCTTGGGGCAGCAAGCTGGCCTTTCTACTGATACGACCGGACTACTAGCAGCGGTCTTTTCTCTGATTAGCCTGCCCTTTTCGATGACAATTCCTAGCTTGACAGCGCGCTTGAAGGCTCGTCAACGTCTGGTCATGATTAGCCTGGTTTCTGCGGCAGGTCTGATCGGCATTACCATGCTCTTGATTCGGACAGATTCCTTTGCTTATTGGCTGATTCTTAATCTGCTCATTGGTATGTCTGTCAGCGCCCTCTTCCCCTATCTCATGGTGACCTTCTCCCTCAAGACCTCTACACCTGCGCAAACGGCTCAACTATCTGGACTGGCTCAAACTGGAGGATACATCCTAGCTGCCTTCGGCCCGAGCCTCTTTGGCTACAGCTTTGATTTGTTCCATTCTTGGACACCAGCCATCCTCATCCTCCTCGGACTGACCGTCATCATGACTATGAGCCTCTTTTACATAGAAAAATTTGATAAGATTCTATAA
- a CDS encoding TetR/AcrR family transcriptional regulator, with the protein MDRRVKKSRAAIYQAFISLLNQKSYESITVQEIIDLADVGRSTFYSHFETKETLLEELCQDLFQHTFIERSEGRDLFEATAHIFHHFRKNQDRIATLLLAKNTYFINRLKIELERYLFPMIEQTLLQKKSHLPDNFLKNYVTSTFVETVSWWLQQRNQVDEDTISRYFLDLMD; encoded by the coding sequence ATGGATAGACGAGTAAAAAAATCACGCGCAGCCATTTACCAAGCCTTTATCAGCCTGCTCAATCAGAAAAGCTACGAAAGCATCACCGTTCAGGAAATCATTGACCTAGCAGATGTGGGCCGCTCCACCTTCTATAGCCACTTTGAGACCAAAGAAACCCTGCTGGAGGAACTCTGCCAAGATCTCTTTCAGCATACCTTTATCGAGCGATCTGAAGGACGCGATTTGTTTGAAGCGACCGCCCATATTTTCCATCACTTTCGGAAAAATCAGGATCGGATAGCCACCCTCCTCCTAGCTAAAAATACTTATTTCATCAACCGCTTGAAAATCGAGCTAGAGCGCTATCTCTTTCCCATGATTGAGCAGACATTATTGCAGAAAAAAAGCCATCTGCCGGACAACTTTTTAAAAAATTATGTGACGTCAACTTTTGTGGAGACGGTCAGCTGGTGGCTGCAGCAACGAAATCAGGTTGACGAAGACACGATTTCTCGTTATTTTCTGGACTTGATGGACTAA
- a CDS encoding cation diffusion facilitator family transporter — protein sequence MKSSKNMTIAFLLNFSFAIIEFIFGLLFHSSAVLADAIHDTGDALAIGLSTLFEKISTKKEDREYTLGYKRYSLLGALLTSVILLVGSTLVIVENVPKLFAPEKVNYDGMLVLGIVAIVVNTAASRVVSHGHSHNESILSLHFLEDILGWLAVVGVSIILRFTDWYFLDPLLSLIIAGFILSKALPKFWENIQIFLDHVPSDVDLSQLYQEIAVLENVRAITQLNVWTTDGLEKYAMLHICLENPNLLAETQAVLRQKLLAYGIAKVTIQTDKSLKEHQECCIGKE from the coding sequence ATGAAATCCAGTAAAAATATGACAATCGCTTTTCTCTTGAATTTTTCTTTTGCTATTATTGAGTTTATCTTTGGCCTTCTCTTTCATTCTAGTGCTGTCTTAGCGGATGCAATTCACGACACAGGAGATGCCTTGGCTATTGGCCTATCGACTCTTTTTGAGAAGATTTCCACCAAAAAAGAAGACCGAGAATATACCCTAGGATATAAGCGCTACAGCCTGCTGGGTGCCCTCTTGACCTCGGTGATTTTGCTGGTCGGTTCGACCTTGGTAATCGTGGAAAATGTCCCCAAATTATTTGCTCCTGAGAAGGTAAATTATGATGGCATGCTGGTTTTGGGAATTGTCGCCATTGTCGTCAATACAGCAGCCAGCCGAGTGGTCAGTCATGGGCACAGCCACAATGAATCCATTCTTAGCCTGCATTTTCTTGAGGATATTTTGGGCTGGCTAGCGGTTGTCGGAGTGTCTATTATCCTGCGCTTCACCGACTGGTATTTTCTGGATCCGCTGCTTTCTCTGATCATCGCAGGCTTTATTCTCAGCAAGGCTCTACCAAAATTTTGGGAGAATATCCAGATTTTCCTAGACCATGTGCCCAGCGATGTGGATCTCAGTCAGCTTTATCAGGAAATAGCAGTGCTGGAAAACGTGCGAGCCATCACCCAGCTCAATGTTTGGACAACGGATGGTTTGGAAAAATATGCCATGCTTCATATCTGTTTGGAAAATCCCAATTTGCTGGCCGAAACGCAGGCTGTCCTGCGCCAAAAGCTTTTGGCTTATGGCATTGCCAAAGTAACCATTCAGACCGATAAAAGCTTGAAAGAACACCAAGAATGTTGTATTGGTAAAGAGTAG
- a CDS encoding DUF3796 domain-containing protein, which translates to MKKSQKMGGLILMVATALFIDVTVFLAPSNLSWSAKCMIVGLVSIGQLISIWSWFHMKPWPKKIKEFQEKQVYDLTMKFYNLLNLTATSIYTIGIWLWTPSTNPPIIKHIALGSLLAIQFLFLLFFALKKVKERADERFYANLAKAATLMFAICIATLLVLAGLSANVGSITVNAGIFFIMIGVLVLLFGFVFFLFEKRG; encoded by the coding sequence ATGAAAAAAAGTCAAAAAATGGGTGGCCTCATTTTGATGGTTGCCACGGCTCTCTTTATTGATGTTACTGTTTTCCTTGCTCCCAGCAATCTCAGCTGGTCAGCCAAGTGTATGATTGTCGGTTTGGTAAGTATAGGTCAGCTTATAAGCATCTGGTCTTGGTTTCACATGAAACCATGGCCTAAGAAGATAAAAGAGTTTCAAGAAAAGCAAGTCTATGATCTGACCATGAAATTTTATAATCTGTTGAATCTTACGGCAACCTCTATCTATACTATCGGAATCTGGTTGTGGACGCCGAGCACCAATCCGCCCATTATAAAGCACATTGCTTTGGGAAGCCTCCTCGCTATCCAGTTTCTCTTTCTTTTATTTTTTGCCTTGAAAAAGGTCAAGGAGAGAGCAGACGAGCGCTTTTATGCCAATCTAGCAAAAGCAGCGACTTTGATGTTTGCTATCTGTATAGCAACTTTGCTGGTGCTTGCAGGGCTTAGTGCTAATGTAGGTTCCATCACAGTCAATGCTGGAATATTTTTCATCATGATTGGTGTCTTGGTTTTGCTCTTTGGATTTGTCTTCTTTTTATTTGAAAAGAGAGGTTAA
- a CDS encoding helix-turn-helix transcriptional regulator gives MAKESNIVTNLKSVRESRGMTQQELADRIGMRRETILHLENNRYNPSLEMALKIAQVFDLRVEELFQLKDTGGQS, from the coding sequence ATGGCCAAGGAAAGCAATATTGTCACCAATCTCAAATCTGTCCGCGAATCCAGAGGCATGACCCAGCAGGAATTAGCGGACCGCATTGGTATGCGGCGCGAAACGATCTTGCATTTGGAAAATAATCGCTACAATCCCTCGCTAGAGATGGCTTTAAAAATCGCTCAGGTTTTTGATTTGCGGGTGGAAGAACTCTTTCAATTAAAGGACACGGGAGGACAATCATGA
- a CDS encoding Maf family protein, translating to MKTVFDYQREGEKGRIRHFVLLSTSPRRKELLSFLNPEIQAVEVDERAIEEHCMVSIDDQDFLTKAAKICCEISKAKSDLNLEAETLYISADTIVVVDGQIYNKPQDLAEASRMFRSYFGKSHHVVTSVCLRMQGFLEVFYTLAQVDFVDYYPELEPIIEAYLHEKRPLDKAGAYGFQELDPRFIRSITGDMHTIIGLPVAETSYRIFRGSKGKE from the coding sequence ATGAAGACGGTTTTTGACTACCAAAGGGAAGGTGAGAAAGGAAGGATTCGTCACTTTGTCTTGCTATCTACGTCGCCCAGACGCAAGGAATTGCTGAGTTTTTTGAATCCAGAGATTCAGGCTGTAGAAGTGGACGAGCGAGCTATCGAAGAGCATTGCATGGTAAGCATCGATGATCAGGATTTCCTGACCAAGGCAGCCAAGATTTGTTGTGAGATTTCCAAGGCTAAGTCCGATTTGAACTTGGAAGCTGAAACCCTTTATATTTCAGCTGATACCATCGTCGTAGTGGATGGTCAGATTTACAATAAACCACAGGATTTAGCTGAAGCCAGTCGGATGTTTCGCTCTTACTTTGGCAAGAGCCACCATGTAGTGACCTCGGTCTGCCTACGTATGCAGGGTTTTCTAGAAGTATTTTACACCTTGGCGCAGGTGGACTTTGTGGATTATTACCCAGAATTAGAGCCTATCATCGAGGCCTATCTGCATGAGAAGCGTCCGCTAGACAAGGCAGGTGCTTATGGTTTTCAGGAGCTGGATCCTCGCTTTATTCGCTCAATTACAGGCGATATGCACACCATCATCGGCCTGCCTGTCGCTGAGACCAGCTATCGGATTTTTAGAGGTAGCAAAGGAAAAGAGTAA